One genomic segment of Mytilus trossulus isolate FHL-02 chromosome 4, PNRI_Mtr1.1.1.hap1, whole genome shotgun sequence includes these proteins:
- the LOC134715293 gene encoding ras-related protein Rab-28-like yields MSDSEDEAPDKQLKIVIMGDGASGKTSLATRYAQEQFGRQYKQTVGIDFFLKRIVLPGNVHVALQVWDIGGQTLGGKMLENYIFGSHGIVLVYDITSYASFENLDDWYSSLKKVFGKETKLPHVALVGNKIDLEHMRTVKIDKHQKFAQEKGMSSHFVSAKTGDSVSLCFQRVAADILGIKLTKPEVEQHQKVIKAEIVQYKNEASAKPVTNKPQKSSLCSLQ; encoded by the exons ATGTCGGACTCAGAAGATGAAGCACCTGACAAACAGCTCAAAATTGTTATTATGGGAGATGGTGCTTCAGGAAAG ACATCTCTTGCTACTAGATATGCACAAGAACAGTTTGGAAGGCAGTATAAACAGACAGTTGGAATTGACTTTTTCTTGAAAAGAATAGTTTTACCAG gAAATGTTCATGTAGCTTTACAAGTATGGGATATAGGTGGACAGACATTAGGTGGTAAAATGTTAGAAAACTACATATTTGGATCACAT GGTATCGTGTTAGTTTATGATATTACAAGTTATGCAAGCTTTGAAAATTTAGATGATTGGTATTCATCACTGAAGAAAGTATttggaaaagaaacaaaattgccTCATGTAGCTTTAGTTGGAAATAAAA tTGATTTAGAACACATGAGAACTGTGAAAATCGATAAGCATCAAAAGTTTGCTCAGGAAAAAGGAATGTCAAGTCATTTTGTCTCCGCTAAAACGGGAGATTCT GTGTCTCTGTGTTTTCAACGAGTAGCAGCAGACATACTTGGTATAAAACTGACTAAGCCTGAAGTAGAACAACATCAGAAAGTGATCAAGGCAGAAATtgtacaatataagaacgaaGCTTCGGCTAAACCTGTCACAAATAAACCGCAGAAAAGTTCTCTATGTTCGCTACAATAA